From Brassica oleracea var. oleracea cultivar TO1000 chromosome C3, BOL, whole genome shotgun sequence, a single genomic window includes:
- the LOC106334570 gene encoding uncharacterized protein LOC106334570 — MMESKGGNKKSSSSSSLFYEAPLGYSIEDVRPNGGIKKFKSSVYSNCAKRPS, encoded by the exons ATGATGGAATCGAAAGGTGGTAATAAAAAGTCGTCGTCAAGTAGTTCCTTATTTTACGAAGCTCCCCTCGGTTATAGCATTGAAGACGTTCGCCCCAACGGTGGAATCAAGAAATTCAAATCTTCTGTCTACTCCAAC TGCGCTAAGAGGCCATCCTGA
- the LOC106333989 gene encoding UPF0496 protein At3g57100-like: MKFRAIFSSKCLRQGISTVYPAMTFLPRPSSSTMMIKSQSEENLSKLSDCMENMDDDVSKMFMECHQTDFRHDPELLRLLSDYFTTSKSVTELCESLRKCLERAERDECFLIDETLRDFHEEKNGYGGLEASFRKTFRDLTKFRDDGDLISGEFLRKLEICHRDLGTMIVKLESTMKDIDKKLRRLRGGRAVVAAAMITLVAVGKIVAGIFVPVPVEAVTNFAASRWRESSETLKREKTAVTSMERETMVALKEVEKMSRLVSMLEAVERSIRLTVDIAVNKRSSVAFAMGGMEEELEKLKSTLVDLDRETGRCDGFVQFGRTLTRDRIFEFLSCGEKRS; encoded by the coding sequence ATGAAATTTCGCGCCATATTTTCGAGTAAATGTCTCCGTCAAGGAATCTCAACGGTTTACCCTGCGATGACTTTCCTACCACGACCCTCCTCCTCTACGATGATGATCAAATCTCAATCAGAAGAAAACCTAAGCAAACTAAGCGACTGTATGGAAAACATGGACGACGATGTCTCGAAGATGTTCATGGAGTGTCATCAGACAGACTTCCGCCATGACCCCGAGCTGCTTCGTCTTCTCAGCGATTATTTCACCACGAGCAAATCAGTCACCGAGCTCTGCGAGTCTCTGCGTAAGTGCTTGGAGAGAGCCGAACGGGACGAGTGCTTCTTGATCGACGAGACGTTGCGTGATTTCCACGAGGAGAAGAACGGTTACGGCGGTTTAGAAGCTAGCTTCAGGAAAACATTCCGAGATCTGACTAAGTTCAGAGACGACGGTGATCTTATCTCCGGGGAGTTTCTCAGGAAGCTTGAGATCTGTCACCGAGACTTAGGCACGATGATTGTTAAACTAGAGTCTACGATGAAGGACATCGACAAGAAGCTGAGACGTTTACGTGGAGGAAGAGCGGTTGTTGCGGCGGCGATGATCACTCTAGTGGCCGTGGGAAAAATCGTGGCGGGTATCTTTGTACCTGTACCGGTTGAAGCAGTGACTAACTTTGCTGCTTCGAGGTGGAGAGAGTCGTCGGAAACTCTGAAACGGGAAAAGACAGCAGTGACGTCGATGGAGAGGGAAACGATGGTGGCTCTCAAGGAGGTTGAGAAGATGAGCAGACTTGTGAGTATGTTGGAGGCGGTGGAGAGATCCATTAGACTAACGGTGGACATCGCCGTGAATAAACGGTCGTCTGTGGCATTTGCTATGGGAGGGATGGAGGAGGAACTGGAGAAATTGAAGTCAACGCTCGTTGACCTAGACAGAGAGACCGGAAGGTGCGATGGGTTTGTGCAGTTTGGACGTACATTGACTCGAGACAGGATCTTTGAGTTTCTGTCTTGCGGTGAGAAACGGTCATAA
- the LOC106335030 gene encoding NADPH-dependent diflavin oxidoreductase 1 isoform X2, which produces MGEKQRKLLVLYASQTGNALDAAERIGREAERRGCPASIVSTDEFDPSSLPHEESVVFVVSTTGQGDSPDSFKEFWRFLLQRNLGNSWLQRVRFAVFGLGDSGYQKYNFVAKKLDKRLLDLGATTIVEKGLGDDQHPSGYEATLDPWMLSLWSTLYQINPKYFPKGPDVMIPQDELTDQPKYRILYHKQETLEPELMAESDIIERARGMSPGKLSKDKTKPDCFLKMTKNEVLTKAGSTKDVRHFEFQFVSSSIKYEVGDVVELLPSQDSSAIDAFIKRCHLDPESFITVCPRETENNGSCGEVITHHVPIKLKTFVELTMDVTSASPRRYFFEVMSFYATAELEKERLQYFASAEGRDDLYNYNQKERKSVLEVLEDFSSVQMPFEWLVQLVPSLKPRAFSISSSPLAHPGQVHLTVSVVSWITPSYPYKRTRKGLCSSWLASLTPEQEINIPVWFHKGSLPAPPQSLPLILVGPGTGCAPFRGFIAERAVQAQTSPIAPVMFFFGCRNKDTDFLYKDFWESHAREGGMLSEVKGGGFYTAFSRDQPKKVYVQHRILEMRKKVWDLLCDGAAVYVAGSSTKMPCDVMSALEEIVMEETGGSKEMASRWLKALEKAGRYNVEAWS; this is translated from the exons ATGGGAGAAAAGCAGAGGAAGCTGCTCGTGCTGTATGCTTCTCAGACCGGAAACGCTCTCGATGCGGCAGAGCGTATTGGCCGCGAAGCTGAACGCCGAGGCTGCCCTGCCTCTATCGTCTCCACCGACGAATTCGACCCT AGTTCTTTACCTCATGAGGAGTCTGTTGTTTTTGTTGTATCCACTACAGGGCAAGGAGACTCTCCTGATTCTTTTAAG GAGTTTTGGAGGTTTCTTCTTCAAAGAAACTTGGGAAACTCTTGGTTGCAACGAGTTCGCTTTGCAGTGTTTGGGCTTGGTGATTCAGGTTACCAGAAGTATAAT TTTGTAGCAAAGAAGCTAGACAAAAGGTTACTAGATCTTGGGGCCACAACCATCGTTGAGAAAGGTCTGGGAGATGATCAACACCCATCAGG GTATGAAGCAACTCTTGATCCTTGGATGCTGTCTTTATGGAGTACATTATATCAGATCAATCCAAAATACTTTCCTAAAGGTCCAGATGTGATGATTCCTCAAGATGAATTAACTGATCAGCCCAAATATAGGATCTTATATCATAAGCAGGAGACACTGGAGCCTGAATTGATGGCAGAGTCAG ACATCATAGAAAGAGCCCGTGGAATGTCACCCGGAAAATTATCCAAGGACAAAACTAAACCAGACTGCTTTCTCAAGATG ACTAAAAATGAAGTCTTGACGAAAGCTGGAAGTACAAAGGATGTCCGCCACTTCGAGTTCCAATTTGTTTCTTCT AGTATCAAATATGAAGTGGGCGATGTTGTTGAGCTTCTTCCAAGCCAAGATTCTTCAGCAATAGATGCGTTTATAAAACGCTGTCATTTGGACCCGGAATCATTCATCACA GTTTGTCCGAGAGAGACAGAGAATAATGGTTCATGTGGAGAAGTAATTACACATCATGTCCCTATCAAGCTTAAGACTTTTGTTGAATTAACAATGGACGTTACATCTGCTTCACCTAGACGATACTTCTTTGAG GTTATGAGCTTCTATGCAACAGCTGAACTTGAGAAGGAAAGACTGCAATACTTTGCCTCAGCCGAGGGACGTGATGACCTCTACAATTACAATCAGAAGGAAAGAAAAAGCGTCCTTGAG GTGCTAGAGGATTTCTCTTCCGTGCAAATGCCTTTTGAGTGGCTAGTACAGTTAGTACCATCGCTAAAACCACGAGCTTTTTCGATATCTTCATCTCCTTTGGCCCACCCTGGTCAAGTACATTTGACAGTAAGCGTGGTATCATGGATCACCCCTTCTTACCCTTATAAGAGAACTCGAAAAGGTCTATGCTCCTCTTGGCTCGCAAGCCTCACACCTGAGCAAG AGATAAACATACCGGTTTGGTTTCACAAAGGCTCTCTTCCTGCTCCACCACAGTCGCTTCCACTCATCTTAGTGGGACCTGGAACCGGATGTGCCCCTTTCCGCGGGTTCATAGCTGAGAGAGCCGTGCAAGCTCAGACCAGCCCGATCGCACCAGTCATGTTCTTCTTTGGTTGCAGGAACAAAGACACTGACTTTTTATACAAAGACTTCTGGGAGTCTCATGCAAGAGAAGGAGGCATGCTCTCTGAAGTAAAAGGCGGAGGGTTTTACACAGCATTCTCTAGAGACCAACCGAAGAAGGTTTACGTGCAACACAGGATACTAGAGATGAGGAAGAAAGTTTGGGATTTGCTATGTGATGGAGCCGCCGTTTACGTGGCGGGCTCGTCCACGAAAATGCCTTGTGATGTGATGTCGGCTTTGGAGGAGATTGTGATGGAGGAGACCGGAGGATCAAAGGAAATGGCTTCACGGTGGCTCAAGGCTTTGGAGAAAGCTGGGAGATACAATGTTGAAGCTTGGTCTTAA
- the LOC106331962 gene encoding zinc finger protein CONSTANS-LIKE 2-like yields MLKEETNESGFVGGKADDEDDREVASWLMLNLGKDGDSHNNGFLFGVEYLDLVDYSSNIDNQLEDQHSHYERIYGGEDGVVPLQVEDTTSQLQLRHHNFHLGNNYGCSTGADYNYNGSMMDISVVPEPSESDTTVQHPREPKETKDQLSGPPTQQLTPAERAARVLRYREKKKRRKFEKTIRYASRKAYAEVRPRIKGRFAKRMETEADAEQLFSTSLMAGYGIVPSF; encoded by the coding sequence ATGTTGAAAGAAGAGACCAACGAGAGTGGCTTTGTGGGGGGTAAAGCTGACGATGAGGATGATAGAGAGGTGGCTTCGTGGTTGATGCTTAATCTAGGGAAAGACGGTGATAGTCACAACAATGGGTTCTTATTTGGTGTTGAGTATCTTGATCTTGTTGACTACAGCTCCAACATAGACAACCAGTTGGAAGATCAGCACAGTCACTACGAGAGGATCTATGGTGGAGAAGATGGAGTTGTGCCACTTCAAGTTGAAGACACAACAAGTCAGTTGCAACTAAGGCATCACAACTTTCATTTGGGTAACAACTATGGTTGCTCAACAGGAGCTGACTACAACTACAATGGTTCCATGATGGACATCAGTGTTGTGCCAGAACCATCAGAGAGTGACACAACAGTCCAACACCCACGAGAGCCTAAAGAGACGAAAGACCAACTATCTGGCCCACCTACTCAACAGCTAACTCCAGCAGAAAGGGCGGCTAGGGTCCTGAGATACAGAGAGAAGAAGAAGAGGAGGAAGTTCGAGAAGACAATAAGGTATGCTTCAAGAAAAGCTTATGCAGAGGTAAGACCACGGATCAAGGGGCGCTTTGCAAAGAGGATGGAAACTGAAGCTGATGCAGAACAACTCTTTTCAACATCTCTAATGGCCGGATATGGAATTGTTCCTTCATTCTGA
- the LOC106334569 gene encoding ecotropic viral integration site 5 protein homolog, which produces MSRKRTENDTESGSGTATPVDRFGFLKQEHASKARTTTTSSSTDQDREERKVRKWRKMIGVGGSDWKHYVRRKPNIVKRRIRKGIPDCLRGLVWQLISGSRDLLLMNPGVYEQLVIYETSASELDIIRDISRTFPSHVFFQKRHGPGQRSLYNVLKAYSVYDRDVGYVQGMGFIAGLLLLYMSEEDAFWLLVALLKGAVHAPMEGLYHAGLPLVQQYLFQLESLVKELIPKLGEHFTQEMINPSMYASQWFITVFSYSFPFPLALRIWDVFLSEGVKIVFKVGLALLKYCQDELVKLPFEKLIHALKTFPEDAMNPDTLLPLAYPIKVSKRLEELKVDYEKTIAKPVQP; this is translated from the exons ATGAGTAGAAAAAGAACAGAAAATGACACTGAGTCAGGATCAGGAACAGCCACTCCGGTGGATAGATTCGGGTTCCTGAAGCAAGAACATGCCAGCAAGGCTAGAACAACAACAACATCATCATCCACTGACCAGGACAG AGAGGAGAGAAAAGTGAGGAAATGGAGGAAGATGATTGGGGTTGGAGGCAGTGACTGGAAGCATTACGTTAGAAGAAAACCTAACATTGTCAAGAGGCGTATACGCAAAGGGATCCCTGATTGTTTAAGAGGTCTTGTTTGGCAGTTGATCTCTGGAAGCCGCGACCTTTTGCTTATGAATCCTGGTGTTTATGAG CAACTGGTGATTTATGAGACATCGGCATCAGAACTTGATATCATTCGAGACATATCACGTACTTTCCCGTCCCATGTTTTCTTTCAGAAGAGACATGGACCTGGACAAAGATCGCTATACAATGTCCTCAAGGCCTACTCGGTTTATGACAGAGATGTTGGATATGTTCAG GGGATGGGTTTTATAGCCGGTCTGTTGCTTCTCTATATGAGCGAAGAAGATGCCTTCTGGTTATTAGTTGCGTTACTCAAAGGAGCTGTTCATGCTCCTATGGAAGGATTGTACCAT GCAGGGCTTCCTCTTGTACAACAATACCTGTTTCAGTTAGAAAGCTTGGTAAAGGAGCTAATCCCAAAGCTCGGAGAACATTTTACTCAAGAGATGATCAATCCGAGTATGTATGCAAGCCAATGGTTCATCACCGTCTTCTCTTATTCATTTCCTTTTCCTTTGGCTCTTCGGATATGGGATGTGTTTCTCTCTGAG GGAGTTAAAATAGTGTTCAAAGTGGGCTTAGCATTGTTGAAGTATTGCCAAGATGAGCTG GTAAAATTACCGTTTGAGAAACTCATACATGCTCTGAAAACATTCCCTGAAGATGCAATGAATCCGGATACCTTGCTTCCATTGGCCTACCCCATCAAG GTATCAAAGCGTTTGGAAGAACTGAAAGTGGACTATGAGAAGACTATTGCCAAACCTGTTCAACCATAA
- the LOC106335030 gene encoding NADPH-dependent diflavin oxidoreductase 1 isoform X1 has translation MGEKQRKLLVLYASQTGNALDAAERIGREAERRGCPASIVSTDEFDPSSLPHEESVVFVVSTTGQGDSPDSFKEFWRFLLQRNLGNSWLQRVRFAVFGLGDSGYQKYNFVAKKLDKRLLDLGATTIVEKGLGDDQHPSGYEATLDPWMLSLWSTLYQINPKYFPKGPDVMIPQDELTDQPKYRILYHKQETLEPELMAESADIIERARGMSPGKLSKDKTKPDCFLKMTKNEVLTKAGSTKDVRHFEFQFVSSSIKYEVGDVVELLPSQDSSAIDAFIKRCHLDPESFITVCPRETENNGSCGEVITHHVPIKLKTFVELTMDVTSASPRRYFFEVMSFYATAELEKERLQYFASAEGRDDLYNYNQKERKSVLEVLEDFSSVQMPFEWLVQLVPSLKPRAFSISSSPLAHPGQVHLTVSVVSWITPSYPYKRTRKGLCSSWLASLTPEQEINIPVWFHKGSLPAPPQSLPLILVGPGTGCAPFRGFIAERAVQAQTSPIAPVMFFFGCRNKDTDFLYKDFWESHAREGGMLSEVKGGGFYTAFSRDQPKKVYVQHRILEMRKKVWDLLCDGAAVYVAGSSTKMPCDVMSALEEIVMEETGGSKEMASRWLKALEKAGRYNVEAWS, from the exons ATGGGAGAAAAGCAGAGGAAGCTGCTCGTGCTGTATGCTTCTCAGACCGGAAACGCTCTCGATGCGGCAGAGCGTATTGGCCGCGAAGCTGAACGCCGAGGCTGCCCTGCCTCTATCGTCTCCACCGACGAATTCGACCCT AGTTCTTTACCTCATGAGGAGTCTGTTGTTTTTGTTGTATCCACTACAGGGCAAGGAGACTCTCCTGATTCTTTTAAG GAGTTTTGGAGGTTTCTTCTTCAAAGAAACTTGGGAAACTCTTGGTTGCAACGAGTTCGCTTTGCAGTGTTTGGGCTTGGTGATTCAGGTTACCAGAAGTATAAT TTTGTAGCAAAGAAGCTAGACAAAAGGTTACTAGATCTTGGGGCCACAACCATCGTTGAGAAAGGTCTGGGAGATGATCAACACCCATCAGG GTATGAAGCAACTCTTGATCCTTGGATGCTGTCTTTATGGAGTACATTATATCAGATCAATCCAAAATACTTTCCTAAAGGTCCAGATGTGATGATTCCTCAAGATGAATTAACTGATCAGCCCAAATATAGGATCTTATATCATAAGCAGGAGACACTGGAGCCTGAATTGATGGCAGAGTCAG CAGACATCATAGAAAGAGCCCGTGGAATGTCACCCGGAAAATTATCCAAGGACAAAACTAAACCAGACTGCTTTCTCAAGATG ACTAAAAATGAAGTCTTGACGAAAGCTGGAAGTACAAAGGATGTCCGCCACTTCGAGTTCCAATTTGTTTCTTCT AGTATCAAATATGAAGTGGGCGATGTTGTTGAGCTTCTTCCAAGCCAAGATTCTTCAGCAATAGATGCGTTTATAAAACGCTGTCATTTGGACCCGGAATCATTCATCACA GTTTGTCCGAGAGAGACAGAGAATAATGGTTCATGTGGAGAAGTAATTACACATCATGTCCCTATCAAGCTTAAGACTTTTGTTGAATTAACAATGGACGTTACATCTGCTTCACCTAGACGATACTTCTTTGAG GTTATGAGCTTCTATGCAACAGCTGAACTTGAGAAGGAAAGACTGCAATACTTTGCCTCAGCCGAGGGACGTGATGACCTCTACAATTACAATCAGAAGGAAAGAAAAAGCGTCCTTGAG GTGCTAGAGGATTTCTCTTCCGTGCAAATGCCTTTTGAGTGGCTAGTACAGTTAGTACCATCGCTAAAACCACGAGCTTTTTCGATATCTTCATCTCCTTTGGCCCACCCTGGTCAAGTACATTTGACAGTAAGCGTGGTATCATGGATCACCCCTTCTTACCCTTATAAGAGAACTCGAAAAGGTCTATGCTCCTCTTGGCTCGCAAGCCTCACACCTGAGCAAG AGATAAACATACCGGTTTGGTTTCACAAAGGCTCTCTTCCTGCTCCACCACAGTCGCTTCCACTCATCTTAGTGGGACCTGGAACCGGATGTGCCCCTTTCCGCGGGTTCATAGCTGAGAGAGCCGTGCAAGCTCAGACCAGCCCGATCGCACCAGTCATGTTCTTCTTTGGTTGCAGGAACAAAGACACTGACTTTTTATACAAAGACTTCTGGGAGTCTCATGCAAGAGAAGGAGGCATGCTCTCTGAAGTAAAAGGCGGAGGGTTTTACACAGCATTCTCTAGAGACCAACCGAAGAAGGTTTACGTGCAACACAGGATACTAGAGATGAGGAAGAAAGTTTGGGATTTGCTATGTGATGGAGCCGCCGTTTACGTGGCGGGCTCGTCCACGAAAATGCCTTGTGATGTGATGTCGGCTTTGGAGGAGATTGTGATGGAGGAGACCGGAGGATCAAAGGAAATGGCTTCACGGTGGCTCAAGGCTTTGGAGAAAGCTGGGAGATACAATGTTGAAGCTTGGTCTTAA
- the LOC106335031 gene encoding probable galacturonosyltransferase 9: MAVAFRGGRNGVGSGLRSFFSYRIFISALFSFLFLATFSVVLNSSRHQPHLDHTLPRTFQSDPLKTRLDLIHKQATDHLTLVNAYAAYARKLKLDASKQLKLFEDLAVNFSDLQAKPGLKLENVNAIEEDAFRQIEKEVKDKVKTARMMIVESKESYDTQLKIQKLKDTIFAVQEQLTKAKKNGAVASLISAKSVPKSLNCLAMRLVGERISNPEKYKDAPFDSAVLEDPSLYHYAVFSDNVIAVSVVVRSVVVNAEEPWKHVFHVVTDRMNLAAMKVWFKMRPLDRGARVDIKSVEEFKFLNSSYAPVLRQLESAKLQKFYFENQAENATRDEHNIKFKNPKYLSVLNHLRFYLPEMYPKLNKILFLDDDVVVQKDVTGLWKINLDGKVNGAVETCFGSFHRYGQYLNFTHPLIKESFNPNACAWAFGMNIFDLNAWRREKCTDQYHYWQNLNEDRSLWKLGTLPPGLMTFYSKTKSLDKSWHVLGLGYNPGVSMDEIKKAAVIHYNGNMKPWLDIAMNQYKSLWTKYVDNEMEFVQMCNFGL; the protein is encoded by the exons ATGGCGGTGGCCTTCCGTGGAGGCCGGAACGGCGTCGGATCAGGACTCCGCAGTTTCTTCTCGTACCGTATCTTCATCTCCGCCTTGTTCTCTTTTCTCTTCCTCGCCACCTTCTCCGTCGTCCTCAACTCCTCTCGTCACCAACCTCACCTCGATCAC ACATTGCCGAGGACGTTTCAATCGGATCCGTTGAAAACTAGGTTAGATCTGATACACAAGCAAGCGACCGATCACCTCACGCTTGTGAACGCATACGCTGCTTACGCTAGGAAGCTCAAGCTCGACGCGTCAAAGCAGCTTAAGCTCTTCGAAGATCTGGCGGTTAACTTCTCCGATCTGCAGGCCAAACCTGGATTGAAGCTCGAAAACGTGAACGCGATCGAGGAGGATGCGTTTAGGCAGATCGAGAAAGAGGTTAAAGATAAGGTGAAAACCGCGAGGATGATGATCGTCGAGTCTAAAGAGAGTTACGATACGCAGTTAAAGATCCAGAAGCTGAAGGATACGATCTTCGCCGTTCAAGAGCAGTTGACGAAAGCCAAGAAAAACGGCGCCGTTGCGAGCTTGATCTCGGCTAAGTCGGTTCCCAAGAGTCTTAACTGTTTGGCTATGAGGCTTGTTGGGGAGAGGATCTCTAACCCCGAGAAGTATAAGGATGCTCCGTTTGATTCGGCTGTGTTGGAGGATCCGAGTCTTTATCACTACGCGGTCTTCTCTGATAATGTGATCGCTGTTTCCGTTGTGGTGAGGTCGGTTGTGGTGAACGCCGAGGAGCCGTGGAAGCATGTGTTTCATGTGGTGACTGATAGGATGAATCTCGCGGCTATGAAGGTTTGGTTTAAGATGCGTCCTTTGGACCGTGGTGCTCGTGTTGACATTAAGTCGGTTGAGGAGTTTAAGTTCTTGAACTCTTCGTATGCGCCGGTCTTGAGGCAGCTTGAGTCTGCTAAGTTGCAGAAGTTTTACTTTGAGAACCAGGCGGAGAACGCGACTAGAGATGAACATAACATCAAGTTCAAGAACCCGAAGTATCTCTCGGTGTTGAACCATCTGAGATTCTACTTACCGGAGATGTATCCGAAGCTGAATAAGATCTTGTTCTTGGACGATGACGTTGTGGTGCAGAAGGATGTGACTGGGTTGTGGAAGATCAATTTGGATGGGAAGGTGAATGGAGCTGTTGAGACGTGCTTTGGCTCTTTTCATCGGTATGGTCAATACCTAAACTTCACTCATCCTCTGATCAAAGAGAGCTTTAACCCCAATGCTTGTGCTTGGGCCTTTGGGATGAATATATTTGATCTCAATGCTTGGAGGCGCGAGAAATGCACAGATCAATACCATTACTGGCAGAACTTG AATGAAGACAGAAGTCTCTGGAAATTAGGCACTCTGCCTCCGGGACTGATGACATTCTATTCAAAGACGAAATCACTGGACAAGTCCTGGCATGTGCTTGGGTTAGGCTACAACCCGGGAGTGAGCATGGACGAGATTAAAAAAGCAGCAGTGATACATTACAATGGGAACATGAAACCATGGCTAGACATTGCTATGAACCAATACAAGTCTCTCTGGACTAAATACGTCGACAACGAAATGGAGTTTGTGCAGATGTGCAATTTTGGTCTTTAA
- the LOC106334567 gene encoding FHA domain-containing protein At4g14490-like produces MTPPLLKLALVKGPREGESFEYKPGSTIRIGRFVRGNEIAIKDAGISTKHLRIVSDSENWIIHDLGSSNGTMLNSESLDADAPATLRHGDEIKLGEYTSIVVSFETDVQAEEEEEEPKLPPRPRRNTRRLPVSDPDPVQEKPTQPEPPKRGRATRSKVAVTKVEEEAVAVEKKGNSRARGGKKNNTEAVLDSNKLEIEDTPKGVEISAKKRGTRSSRQVGNVKSEDTALEEMRRTTRSKRKEIGGDDSFLDLDMVLSQARAKKKTMDKKSVVGEMEARDEDVEAQKGRSETSDKEDEAPKRAEQVEIESRKSTLGEEDVEQDKENVMDVSETSDKDDETSKRAETESGKSSLGENGEAENLQDAVEEEGDCNSVEAGVETSDGECEEEEEEEEKAEQESRNVVEKVDLEKMTLGDWFEYMKVYMRKKMVDETEEMIEGMRAKSRRVHQYIAEQKQAQGKEMDV; encoded by the coding sequence ATGACTCCGCCACTGCTGAAGCTCGCGCTCGTCAAGGGCCCAAGAGAAGGCGAATCTTTCGAATACAAACCCGGATCCACTATCCGGATCGGCCGATTCGTTCGTGGGAACGAAATCGCCATCAAAGACGCCGGAATCTCCACCAAACACCTCCGAATCGTCTCCGATTCCGAGAACTGGATAATCCACGACCTCGGATCTTCCAACGGCACCATGCTCAACTCTGAATCTCTCGACGCAGACGCTCCCGCTACTCTCCGCCACGGAGACGAAATCAAGCTCGGTGAGTATACTTCCATCGTAGTGAGCTTCGAGACTGATGTTCAGGCCGAGGAGGAGGAGGAGGAGCCTAAGCTTCCCCCGAGGCCGAGAAGGAATACGAGACGCCTCCCTGTTTCGGATCCGGATCCGGTTCAGGAGAAACCAACGCAGCCTGAACCGCCGAAGAGAGGTAGGGCTACGAGAAGTAAAGTAGCGGTTACGAAGGTGGAGGAAGAGGCGGTTGCGGTGGAGAAGAAGGGAAACTCTAGGGCTCGGGGAGGTAAGAAGAATAACACTGAGGCGGTTTTGGATTCAAACAAATTGGAGATTGAGGATACACCGAAGGGAGTGGAGATCTCAGCGAAGAAGAGAGGGACGAGGAGCAGCAGGCAGGTTGGGAATGTAAAGAGTGAGGATACTGCTTTAGAGGAGATGAGAAGAACTACGAGAAGTAAGAGGAAAGAGATTGGTGGAGATGATTCTTTTCTGGATTTGGATATGGTCCTGAGCCAAGCCCGTGCTAAGAAGAAGACAATGGATAAGAAGAGCGTTGTAGGAGAGATGGAAGCTAGAGATGAGGATGTTGAAGCTCAGAAAGGTCGCAGTGAAACTAGTGATAAAGAAGATGAGGCACCTAAGAGGGCAGAGCAGGTGGAGATTGAGTCAAGAAAGAGCACATTAGGAGAAGAGGATGTTGAACAAGATAAGGAAAATGTAATGGATGTTAGTGAAACAAGTGATAAAGATGATGAGACGTCTAAGAGGGCCGAGACTGAGTCAGGGAAGAGCTCGTTGGGAGAAAATGGAGAGGCAGAGAACTTGCAAGATGCAGTTGAAGAGGAAGGAGACTGTAATAGCGTTGAGGCTGGAGTTGAGACATCAGATGGAGAGTGTGAAGAAGAAGAAGAAGAAGAAGAAAAGGCTGAGCAGGAATCGAGGAATGTAGTTGAGAAGGTGGATTTAGAGAAGATGACACTAGGAGACTGGTTTGAATACATGAAGGTGTACATGCGGAAAAAGATGGTGGATGAGACAGAGGAGATGATAGAGGGCATGAGAGCTAAATCTCGGAGAGTTCACCAGTATATTGCTGAGCAGAAGCAAGCACAGGGCAAAGAAATGGATGTGTAG